A region from the Chrysoperla carnea chromosome 4, inChrCarn1.1, whole genome shotgun sequence genome encodes:
- the LOC123297244 gene encoding tachykinins: MRGVFHHFLCCLLAVLWATVRGLNEEPLTNKRAPSGFQGMRGKKFDSYMENSFLNDPNLLNEFQSEIDGMEKRAPASGFQGMRGKKLYENQFRNMYQYKRIPMGFHGMRGKKDSDMSSTNDFNNELLPSMIENQENYPLALNMDPNAYLIDNNKRAPAMGFQGMRGKKDIEEAKRAPAEGFFGMRGKKQPGYGSSGFFGMRGKKYPYEFRGKFVGVRGKKLLADTASNENEIDETDNTYVNSLNDNATNLNHLMYLLKENNDRSKEITWTKRKLQEGFFGVRGKKELNN, from the coding sequence ATGAGAGGCGTTTTCCACCACTTCCTTTGTTGTTTATTAGCGGTACTTTGGGCAACAGTAAGAGGATTAAATGAAGAGCCATTAACAAATAAACGTGCACCGTCTGGTTTTCAAGGAATGAGAGGGAAAAAATTTGATAGCTACATGGAAAATAGCTTTTTAAACGatccaaatttattaaatgaatttcaatCAGAGATAGATGGTATGGAGAAACGAGCACCGGCATCAGGTTTTCAAGGTATGCGAGGGAAAAAACTGTACGAAAATCAGTTTAGAAATATGTACCAATATAAAAGAATTCCAATGGGATTTCATGGAATGAGAGGCAAAAAAGATTCAGATATGTCATCAACAAATGATTTCAATAATGAATTACTTCCAAGCATGATTGAAAATCAAGAAAACTATCCTTTAGCGTTAAACATGGATCCAAACGcgtatttaattgataataacAAACGGGCACCTGCTATGGGATTTCAAGGAATGAGAGGCAAAAAGGACATTGAAGAAGCGAAACGAGCGCCAGCAGAAGGTTTTTTTGGTATGCGTGGTAAAAAACAACCAGGATATGGTTCATCTGGATTTTTTGGAATGCGTGGGAAAAAATATCCATATGAATTTCGTGGAAAATTTGTTGGTGTAAgaggtaaaaaattattagctgATACAGCCAGTAATGAGAATGAAATAGATGAAACAGATAACACTTATGTCAATTCATTGAATGATAATGCCACAAATTTAAATCATCTCATGTACctgttaaaagaaaataatgataGAAGTAAGGAAATCACTTGGACGAAACGAAAGTTACAGGAAGGTTTTTTTGGGGTTCGTGGcaaaaaagaattaaacaaCTAA